In Promicromonospora sp. Populi, one genomic interval encodes:
- a CDS encoding PLDc N-terminal domain-containing protein, translating to MRQVFLILVIVGLMVYALVDVWGSEEDERGGLPRWLWVLLIVLLPLLGAISWIVVRISGRRSGPRPSSGPGTGGSRPAPPSRPGPRRPAGPVAPDDDPEFLWALEQEKRKREREARGRQDAKDDDAENG from the coding sequence ATGCGGCAGGTATTCCTGATCTTGGTCATCGTCGGACTCATGGTGTATGCCCTCGTCGACGTCTGGGGCTCCGAGGAGGACGAACGCGGCGGGCTGCCCCGGTGGCTCTGGGTGCTCCTGATCGTGCTCCTGCCCCTGCTCGGGGCGATCTCCTGGATCGTGGTGCGCATCAGCGGTCGCCGGTCCGGCCCGCGCCCGTCGTCCGGGCCAGGTACCGGCGGCAGCCGCCCGGCGCCGCCCTCCCGGCCCGGTCCGCGCCGCCCCGCCGGCCCCGTCGCTCCCGACGACGACCCCGAGTTCCTCTGGGCGCTGGAGCAGGAGAAGCGCAAGCGCGAACGCGAGGCCCGCGGCCGCCAGGACGCAAAGGACGACGACGCCGAAAACGGCTGA
- a CDS encoding DUF4229 domain-containing protein — translation MPLVIYTLLRVALFGAALGLLYLVGLRGWLLPLVAVVVALAVSYLTLRKPRDAATAWMAGRVERRAAARAAAPKVDADAAHEDAQVDEKLSTDR, via the coding sequence GTGCCCCTCGTGATCTACACCCTGCTCCGCGTCGCGCTCTTCGGCGCGGCTCTCGGCCTGCTCTACCTGGTCGGCCTGCGGGGCTGGTTGCTGCCGCTCGTCGCGGTAGTGGTCGCGCTGGCCGTGTCCTACCTGACGCTGCGCAAGCCGCGGGACGCCGCGACCGCGTGGATGGCGGGCCGGGTCGAGCGCCGCGCCGCAGCGCGCGCCGCGGCCCCGAAGGTCGACGCCGACGCCGCCCACGAGGACGCGCAGGTCGACGAGAAGCTCAGCACCGACCGTTAG
- a CDS encoding 1,4-dihydroxy-2-naphthoate polyprenyltransferase — translation MATAAEWISGARPRTLPAAAAPVMVGTGAAAQVDSAAWLPALLALGVALALQIGVNFANDYSDGVRGTDLDRVGPMRLTASGAAAPGAVKRGAFVAFGVAMLLGLALSAVSGHWWLLAVGAVCVAAAWYYTGGKQPYGYRGLGEVAVFVFFGLVAVLGTTYTQADRITWPAVLGAVGVGLIACALLMVNNLRDIPTDVLAGKRTLAVRLGDYRARRAYIAMIWVPVLLGAVCAFWAPWTLVVLLLLGPATLLTIPVLAGARGKLLIPVLAGTGLYELGYGLLLWFGLSL, via the coding sequence ATGGCGACTGCCGCCGAGTGGATCTCCGGGGCACGGCCCCGCACGCTGCCGGCGGCGGCGGCACCGGTCATGGTGGGCACGGGCGCTGCCGCCCAGGTCGACTCCGCCGCCTGGCTGCCGGCGCTCCTGGCGCTGGGTGTAGCGCTCGCCCTGCAGATCGGCGTCAACTTCGCCAACGACTACTCGGACGGTGTGCGCGGCACGGACCTCGACCGGGTCGGCCCGATGCGGCTCACCGCGTCCGGCGCCGCGGCCCCCGGCGCGGTGAAGCGCGGCGCGTTCGTCGCGTTCGGCGTCGCCATGCTGCTCGGCCTGGCGCTCAGCGCGGTGTCGGGGCACTGGTGGCTGCTCGCGGTCGGCGCGGTGTGCGTGGCCGCCGCCTGGTACTACACGGGCGGCAAGCAGCCGTACGGCTACCGGGGGCTGGGCGAGGTGGCCGTGTTCGTGTTCTTCGGCCTGGTCGCGGTGCTCGGTACCACCTACACGCAGGCCGACCGGATCACGTGGCCCGCGGTGCTCGGCGCCGTCGGCGTGGGGCTCATCGCGTGCGCGCTGCTCATGGTGAACAACCTGCGGGACATCCCTACCGACGTCCTGGCGGGCAAGCGCACGCTCGCGGTGCGGCTCGGTGACTACCGGGCACGCCGGGCGTACATCGCCATGATCTGGGTCCCGGTGCTGCTCGGCGCGGTGTGCGCGTTCTGGGCGCCGTGGACGCTCGTGGTGCTGCTGCTGCTCGGGCCGGCCACGCTGCTGACCATCCCCGTGCTCGCCGGGGCGCGCGGGAAGCTGCTGATCCCGGTGCTGGCCGGGACGGGGCTGTACGAGCTGGGCTACGGCCTGCTGCTCTGGTTCGGCCTCTCGCTCTGA
- a CDS encoding AMP-binding protein: protein MASINPVTDVVRAVRDALDGGSAYAPQPRLSDGAIPPGTALVLRTSGSTGNPREVALSAAALRASAEATHDRLGGPGRWLLVLPPTHVAGIQVINRSVIAGTEVRVGALDRFTPEEFAALAADFLAHGTRAYVSLVPTQLHRLVTAADDGAAAGLDALARFDAVLVGGAATPAPLLARARAAGVRVVTTYGMSETSGGCVYDGVPLAGVRVRLADDGGVGTGTGTGTVSLSTGTGVVELAGPVLAEGYVGDPDATSAAFRTDPDGTRWFRTSDLGRLDDGRLTILGRADDVILTGGVNVAPPAVEDAIAECLAELGTPGEACVVGVPDDEWGQAVVAVLAVRDGAPAGRDLADGGPELLSGLRSAVAQRLGAPSAPRRVYVTATLPTRGPGKVDRRAVRDAVVRAEAAREPVRP, encoded by the coding sequence ATGGCCTCGATCAACCCCGTGACCGACGTCGTCCGCGCCGTCCGGGACGCCCTCGACGGGGGCTCCGCCTACGCGCCGCAGCCCCGCCTCTCCGACGGCGCGATACCGCCAGGCACGGCGCTCGTGCTGCGGACCTCCGGTTCCACGGGAAACCCCCGCGAGGTCGCGCTGAGCGCTGCCGCCCTGCGCGCCTCGGCCGAGGCCACGCACGACCGGCTCGGCGGCCCGGGACGCTGGCTGCTCGTGCTGCCCCCCACCCACGTCGCGGGCATCCAGGTCATCAACCGGTCGGTGATCGCGGGCACGGAGGTGCGCGTGGGCGCGCTGGACCGCTTCACCCCGGAGGAGTTCGCGGCACTTGCCGCCGACTTTCTCGCGCACGGCACGCGTGCGTACGTCTCCCTGGTCCCTACCCAGCTGCACCGCCTGGTCACCGCTGCCGACGACGGCGCCGCGGCCGGCCTGGACGCCCTCGCACGGTTCGACGCCGTGCTCGTCGGCGGTGCCGCGACACCCGCGCCCCTGCTGGCGCGGGCCCGGGCCGCGGGCGTCCGGGTCGTCACCACGTACGGGATGTCCGAGACGAGCGGCGGCTGCGTGTACGACGGCGTCCCGCTCGCGGGCGTCCGCGTCCGCCTGGCCGACGACGGCGGGGTCGGGACCGGGACCGGGACCGGGACCGTCAGCTTGAGCACCGGTACGGGCGTCGTCGAGCTGGCCGGTCCCGTGCTCGCCGAGGGTTACGTGGGCGACCCCGACGCCACGTCGGCCGCGTTCCGCACCGACCCCGACGGCACCCGCTGGTTCCGCACCTCCGACCTGGGCCGCCTGGACGACGGCCGGCTGACGATCCTCGGCCGGGCGGACGACGTGATCCTCACCGGCGGGGTCAACGTCGCCCCGCCCGCCGTCGAGGACGCGATAGCGGAATGTCTCGCGGAGCTCGGCACCCCGGGCGAGGCCTGCGTCGTCGGCGTGCCCGACGACGAGTGGGGCCAGGCCGTCGTCGCCGTCCTCGCAGTCCGGGACGGCGCGCCCGCGGGAAGGGACCTGGCCGACGGCGGTCCGGAGCTGCTCTCCGGGCTGCGCTCCGCCGTCGCGCAGCGGCTGGGGGCACCGTCCGCCCCGCGCCGGGTATATGTCACCGCGACCCTGCCGACGCGCGGTCCGGGCAAGGTCGACCGGCGCGCGGTCCGGGACGCCGTCGTGCGCGCCGAGGCAGCCCGGGAACCCGTGCGACCATGA
- a CDS encoding DUF3048 domain-containing protein, which yields MTTRSTTAPLTDGAARLVLALGLALGLAGCSLVGPEEPLPTPTTTVDAPVQGARSAPPEPDVPVVWPLTGVETRSVADRPAVSVKIENSAAARPQRGLVEADIVWEEVVEGGISRFVATYHSNIPDVVEPVRSVRPMDPAIVAPLGGVLAFSGGQYAFIAAVQRYGTQTIIMDDGDPGFTRDPGRLAPHNVIGSPPTFLEQAGSQRTSPPPAQFEYAREVGQGTAPRSGSPTQEVDVLLSPAQRSVWTWDPESERYLRSEGSAPSVAADGTRHSARNVLVLSTQVFNTNFVDPAGTPVPEHRLAGSGGAGTLVSMGHSIPVRWSKEDHRSPIVVTSHGQEVQLDPGNTWIELVPAGSGSWTTN from the coding sequence ATGACGACCCGCTCGACGACGGCACCGCTCACCGACGGGGCGGCCAGGCTGGTGCTCGCGTTGGGGCTCGCGCTAGGGCTGGCCGGCTGCAGCCTCGTCGGCCCCGAGGAGCCCTTGCCGACACCCACCACTACGGTCGACGCTCCCGTGCAGGGCGCCCGGAGCGCGCCGCCGGAGCCGGACGTGCCCGTCGTCTGGCCGCTCACCGGGGTGGAGACGCGGAGTGTGGCGGACCGCCCGGCGGTGTCGGTGAAGATCGAGAACTCCGCGGCCGCGCGGCCACAGCGTGGGCTGGTGGAGGCCGACATCGTGTGGGAGGAGGTCGTCGAGGGCGGCATCAGCCGGTTCGTGGCGACCTACCACTCGAACATCCCGGACGTCGTGGAGCCGGTGCGCTCGGTGCGGCCGATGGACCCCGCCATCGTGGCGCCGCTCGGCGGTGTGCTGGCGTTCTCGGGCGGGCAGTACGCCTTCATCGCCGCGGTGCAGCGGTACGGCACGCAGACGATCATCATGGACGACGGCGACCCCGGCTTCACGCGCGACCCCGGCCGGCTCGCGCCGCACAACGTGATCGGGAGCCCGCCGACCTTCCTCGAACAGGCCGGCAGCCAGCGAACGAGCCCGCCGCCCGCGCAGTTCGAGTACGCGCGCGAGGTCGGCCAGGGCACGGCGCCGCGTTCGGGCAGCCCCACGCAGGAGGTGGACGTGCTGCTGTCCCCGGCGCAGCGCAGCGTCTGGACCTGGGACCCGGAGAGCGAGCGATACCTGCGCAGCGAGGGTTCGGCGCCGTCCGTCGCCGCCGATGGCACGCGGCACTCCGCCCGGAACGTGCTCGTGCTGTCCACCCAGGTGTTCAACACCAACTTCGTGGATCCGGCCGGCACCCCCGTGCCGGAGCACCGGCTCGCAGGCAGCGGCGGCGCCGGGACGCTTGTCTCGATGGGGCACAGCATCCCTGTGCGCTGGTCCAAGGAGGACCACCGGTCGCCCATCGTGGTCACGAGCCATGGCCAGGAGGTGCAGCTCGACCCGGGCAACACCTGGATCGAGCTGGTCCCGGCCGGTTCGGGGAGCTGGACGACGAACTGA
- a CDS encoding o-succinylbenzoate synthase produces the protein MLLIGEPVVWSTPLRTRFRGIDVRDGVLLRGPAGWGELSPFWDYDDEESSTWLRAAHEAAFLGWPEPVRQSVPVNVTVPAVGPERAREIVLASGGCRTAKVKVAQRGPDGTLEPVGAEVDRVAAVREALGPDGAIRVDANAAWTPDEALTHLAEIDRAAGGLEYVEQPCAEVDELALVRRKQDVPVAADESIRRAADPMRVVREEAADIVVLKVQPLGGVRACLDLAEQVGLPVVVSSALESSVGLAAGIALAAALPELPYACGLATAQLLVHDVVAEPLLPTDGALPVRRPEPSPEALAATFPDGPTTKRWLARYHRLTRILEDV, from the coding sequence GTGCTGCTGATCGGGGAACCCGTCGTCTGGTCCACGCCTCTGCGGACCCGCTTTCGCGGGATCGACGTGCGCGACGGCGTACTCCTGCGCGGCCCCGCCGGCTGGGGCGAGCTGTCGCCCTTCTGGGACTACGACGACGAGGAGTCCTCGACCTGGCTGCGCGCGGCGCACGAGGCGGCGTTCCTCGGCTGGCCCGAACCGGTCCGGCAGAGCGTGCCGGTCAACGTGACCGTCCCCGCCGTCGGGCCGGAGCGGGCGCGCGAGATAGTGCTCGCATCAGGTGGGTGCCGCACCGCCAAGGTCAAGGTCGCCCAGCGCGGCCCCGACGGGACGCTCGAACCCGTGGGTGCCGAGGTGGACCGGGTTGCCGCCGTCCGCGAGGCACTGGGGCCCGACGGCGCGATCCGGGTCGACGCCAACGCCGCCTGGACGCCCGACGAGGCCCTGACGCACCTGGCCGAGATCGACCGAGCGGCCGGTGGGCTCGAGTACGTCGAGCAGCCCTGCGCCGAAGTTGACGAGCTGGCCCTGGTGCGCCGCAAGCAGGACGTGCCCGTCGCCGCCGACGAGTCGATCCGCCGCGCCGCCGACCCGATGCGCGTGGTCCGCGAGGAGGCCGCCGACATAGTGGTCCTCAAGGTCCAGCCCCTCGGCGGCGTCCGTGCCTGCCTCGACCTCGCCGAACAGGTCGGCCTCCCCGTCGTCGTCTCGTCCGCCCTGGAGAGCTCGGTCGGCCTCGCCGCCGGCATCGCGCTGGCCGCGGCCCTGCCCGAGCTGCCCTACGCCTGCGGGCTAGCGACCGCCCAGCTGCTGGTGCACGACGTCGTCGCCGAGCCCCTGCTGCCCACAGACGGCGCGCTCCCCGTCCGCCGCCCCGAGCCCTCGCCCGAGGCGCTCGCGGCCACATTCCCCGACGGCCCGACGACGAAGCGCTGGCTCGCCCGGTACCACCGCCTGACCCGGATCCTGGAGGACGTATGA
- the menD gene encoding 2-succinyl-5-enolpyruvyl-6-hydroxy-3-cyclohexene-1-carboxylic-acid synthase gives MTIPPAVTAARALVADLVTRGVQDAVLAPGSRSAPLAYALAEAADAGRLTLHVRIDERAAGFLALGLSKGTEGSPVAVVTTSGTAVANLHPAVLEASHTGLPLILLTADRPHELRGTGASQTTDQVGIFGSAVRFAADVPAPSGVAGSSVAPASGAAPDAPPAPDLRDLRNIAARAVSAALGFRSGHPGPVHLNLAFRDPLAPSTPLPGPPADTEQEGYPRPDPPLVVPVLQQNFASPALPGDPARTVVVAGDGAGPEARQLAEARGWPLFAEPSSGATGGPNAIAAYRLLLGSTELAEDIEQVVVLGRPTLSRPVQRLLGRPDVAVTVVAPGAGPWPDAARNAAVVLPGLAPFWFEQDAAEEPQEPQPAQEPREFLARWQAAGARVAQVLRDVTSDDAVIGGPTALSVARAVAGVLGPDDLLVVGSSNPVRDLELALGLDGPGPAVLANRGLAGIDGTVSTAVGVALSAARRGLRTRALLGDLTFLHDVGGLLRGPDEPPVDLEIVVVNDDGGSIFATLEHGALAGTGNVASATFERVFGTPHGSNLAQLCAGYGVDHQLVKDVPTLRHALQAPSHGIQVIEVRVPRADRYEETQALARRVVEAAAQTR, from the coding sequence ATGACGATCCCGCCCGCCGTGACCGCCGCCCGTGCACTGGTCGCTGACCTGGTCACCCGGGGTGTGCAGGACGCGGTGCTCGCGCCCGGCTCGCGCAGCGCCCCCCTCGCGTACGCCCTCGCGGAGGCGGCCGACGCCGGCCGCCTCACGCTGCACGTCCGGATCGACGAGCGGGCGGCGGGTTTCCTCGCGCTGGGCCTGTCGAAGGGCACAGAGGGCTCGCCGGTTGCCGTCGTCACGACTTCGGGGACCGCCGTCGCCAACCTGCACCCCGCCGTGCTGGAGGCGAGCCACACCGGGCTGCCGCTGATCCTGCTCACCGCCGACCGGCCACACGAGCTGCGCGGTACCGGCGCGTCGCAGACCACCGACCAGGTCGGGATCTTCGGCTCGGCGGTGCGGTTCGCGGCGGACGTGCCGGCGCCGTCGGGTGTCGCGGGGTCGAGCGTGGCGCCCGCGTCGGGCGCCGCGCCCGACGCCCCGCCCGCGCCCGACCTCCGGGACCTGCGGAACATCGCCGCCCGCGCCGTCAGCGCCGCCCTGGGTTTCCGCTCGGGGCACCCCGGTCCGGTGCACCTCAACCTGGCGTTCCGGGACCCGCTGGCGCCGTCGACCCCGCTACCCGGCCCGCCCGCGGACACCGAGCAGGAGGGCTACCCGCGGCCGGACCCGCCGCTCGTCGTGCCGGTGCTGCAGCAGAACTTCGCCTCGCCGGCGCTCCCCGGCGACCCGGCACGCACCGTCGTCGTCGCGGGGGACGGGGCGGGCCCCGAGGCCCGGCAGCTCGCCGAGGCGCGGGGCTGGCCGCTGTTCGCGGAGCCGTCGTCGGGCGCGACTGGCGGGCCCAACGCGATAGCGGCCTACCGGCTGCTGCTCGGTTCCACCGAGCTCGCCGAGGACATCGAGCAGGTGGTGGTCCTTGGCCGGCCCACGCTGTCGCGTCCGGTGCAACGGCTGCTCGGCCGCCCCGACGTCGCGGTCACCGTGGTGGCGCCAGGTGCGGGTCCCTGGCCTGACGCGGCCCGCAACGCCGCCGTCGTCCTACCGGGTCTGGCGCCGTTCTGGTTCGAGCAGGACGCGGCGGAGGAACCGCAGGAGCCGCAGCCGGCCCAGGAGCCGCGGGAGTTCCTGGCCCGCTGGCAGGCCGCCGGCGCGCGGGTGGCGCAGGTCCTGCGTGACGTGACCAGCGACGACGCCGTCATCGGCGGGCCCACCGCGCTGTCCGTGGCGCGGGCAGTGGCCGGTGTGCTCGGTCCGGACGACCTGCTGGTGGTCGGCTCGTCCAACCCCGTACGAGACCTCGAGCTCGCGCTCGGCCTCGACGGCCCCGGCCCCGCGGTCCTCGCCAACCGGGGGCTCGCGGGTATCGACGGCACCGTGTCCACGGCGGTCGGCGTCGCGCTGTCGGCCGCTCGCCGCGGCCTGCGCACCCGTGCGCTCCTGGGCGACCTCACGTTCCTGCACGACGTCGGCGGCCTGCTGCGCGGGCCCGACGAGCCCCCGGTAGACCTGGAGATAGTTGTGGTGAACGACGACGGCGGCTCCATCTTCGCGACCCTGGAGCACGGCGCCCTTGCCGGGACCGGCAACGTCGCGAGCGCTACGTTCGAGCGGGTCTTCGGCACCCCGCACGGGTCGAACCTGGCGCAGCTGTGCGCGGGCTACGGCGTGGACCACCAGCTCGTGAAGGACGTGCCGACCCTGCGGCACGCGCTCCAGGCACCAAGCCACGGCATCCAGGTGATCGAGGTGCGGGTGCCGCGCGCGGACCGCTACGAAGAGACGCAGGCCCTGGCTCGCCGCGTGGTAGAGGCCGCCGCCCAGACCCGTTGA
- a CDS encoding S1C family serine protease, producing the protein MTEQNSTTPQPDQQPPAAPPTQQVPPVVQPVAPPSVQPTQQLPVAAPTTAHDAAAEQAPKPAEPPAPVPAPQHSPAPQTTPAQHPVPAQNAASTTSPSPVYVNPYATPATATATATDGSKTKNRTWVPVVSAAAAAALLASLGTAGAISLTSNSDTAASLADVGQSTSQNVPVADSTVENPNWTAVTSAVQESVVAIQVESQAGGAEGSGVVLDSDGRVLTNNHVVADATSVQVTLSDGRVYDAEIVGTDPTSDLAVVQLTDPPSDLQAATFADSSEVVVGEPVLALGNPLGLANTATTGIVSALDRPVTASAEDGSSAVVTNAIQIDAAVNPGNSGGPLFNASGEVIGITSSIATLSSGLSSSTSGSIGLGFAIPSNLATQISAQLVEDGTAEHAFLGVSLEDATATADGVTRRGAGVASVVADSPAGDAGIQEGDVIVAIDGDAVNGPESLTAFVREKAVGDEAVLTVVRDGSTQEITVTLAVLDEAATEEPATPQEQTVPPQEDSSGSSTDPTQPGNIPDWLQELLPNQG; encoded by the coding sequence ATGACCGAGCAGAACAGCACAACTCCGCAGCCGGACCAGCAGCCGCCCGCGGCGCCGCCGACGCAGCAGGTGCCGCCGGTAGTGCAGCCCGTCGCGCCGCCTTCCGTGCAGCCGACACAGCAGCTGCCGGTTGCCGCACCGACGACCGCACACGACGCTGCGGCCGAGCAGGCTCCGAAGCCTGCGGAGCCGCCGGCCCCGGTTCCGGCTCCGCAGCACTCCCCGGCTCCCCAGACGACGCCGGCCCAGCACCCGGTGCCCGCGCAGAACGCGGCCTCGACCACGAGCCCGTCGCCGGTCTACGTGAACCCGTACGCCACCCCGGCGACCGCGACGGCGACGGCGACCGACGGATCGAAGACGAAGAACCGCACCTGGGTACCCGTGGTCAGCGCCGCGGCCGCGGCCGCGCTGCTGGCCAGCCTGGGTACGGCCGGGGCGATCTCGCTCACGAGCAACTCGGACACGGCGGCTTCCCTCGCCGACGTCGGCCAGTCGACCAGCCAGAACGTCCCGGTGGCCGACTCGACGGTGGAGAACCCGAACTGGACGGCTGTCACCTCCGCGGTGCAGGAGTCCGTGGTCGCGATCCAGGTGGAGAGCCAGGCCGGCGGTGCTGAGGGTTCCGGCGTCGTGCTGGACTCCGACGGCCGCGTGCTGACCAACAACCACGTGGTCGCCGACGCGACGTCGGTGCAGGTCACGCTGAGCGACGGTCGTGTGTACGACGCCGAGATCGTCGGCACGGACCCGACCAGCGACCTCGCCGTCGTGCAGCTGACGGACCCGCCGTCGGACCTGCAGGCCGCTACCTTCGCCGACTCGTCCGAGGTTGTGGTGGGCGAGCCGGTGCTGGCCCTCGGCAACCCGCTGGGCCTGGCGAACACCGCCACGACGGGCATCGTGTCCGCCCTGGACCGCCCGGTCACGGCCAGCGCCGAGGACGGTTCCAGCGCGGTGGTCACCAACGCCATCCAGATCGACGCCGCGGTGAACCCGGGTAACTCGGGTGGGCCGCTGTTCAACGCGTCGGGCGAGGTCATCGGCATCACGTCCTCGATCGCCACCCTGTCGAGCGGGCTGTCGTCGAGCACCTCGGGCTCGATCGGCCTGGGCTTCGCCATCCCGTCCAACCTGGCCACGCAGATCAGTGCTCAGCTCGTCGAGGACGGCACCGCCGAGCACGCGTTCCTCGGTGTCTCGCTGGAGGACGCCACCGCTACCGCGGACGGCGTGACGCGCCGGGGCGCCGGCGTCGCGAGCGTCGTCGCCGACTCGCCGGCCGGAGACGCGGGCATCCAGGAGGGCGACGTGATCGTCGCCATCGACGGCGATGCGGTCAACGGACCCGAGTCGCTCACGGCGTTCGTGCGGGAGAAGGCGGTAGGTGACGAGGCGGTGCTCACTGTGGTCCGTGACGGCAGCACGCAGGAGATCACCGTGACCCTGGCGGTCCTGGACGAGGCGGCCACGGAGGAACCGGCCACGCCGCAGGAGCAGACGGTTCCTCCCCAGGAGGACAGCTCGGGCTCCAGCACGGACCCGACCCAGCCGGGCAACATCCCGGACTGGCTGCAGGAGCTCCTGCCCAACCAGGGCTGA
- a CDS encoding GNAT family N-acetyltransferase — MSGTYTVVRTLGRADVAHDILEELPEWFGIDRFTHEYVEAAAKFPNYVAVGPESGIGPDGGAVAFEDVLGVLLLDQRYPTSAEVHLLAVRRKHHRAGIGRTLLERVENDLRAQGVRLLSVKTLGPSAYDPGFDQTRAFYTACGFHPVEEFPDLWADSPCLLMVKVL, encoded by the coding sequence GTGTCTGGGACGTACACCGTGGTCAGAACCCTCGGCCGAGCGGATGTCGCACACGACATCCTGGAGGAGCTGCCGGAGTGGTTCGGTATCGACAGGTTCACGCACGAGTATGTCGAGGCGGCAGCCAAGTTCCCCAACTACGTTGCGGTCGGTCCGGAGTCCGGCATCGGGCCCGACGGCGGGGCGGTCGCCTTCGAGGACGTGCTCGGTGTGCTGCTGCTCGACCAGCGCTATCCGACGTCGGCCGAGGTGCACCTGCTCGCCGTCCGGCGTAAGCACCACCGCGCGGGGATCGGGCGCACGCTCCTGGAGCGCGTCGAGAACGACCTCCGTGCCCAGGGTGTGCGGCTGCTGAGCGTGAAGACGCTGGGCCCGTCGGCCTACGATCCCGGGTTCGACCAGACCCGCGCCTTCTACACCGCGTGCGGCTTCCACCCGGTCGAGGAGTTCCCCGACCTCTGGGCGGACAGCCCCTGTCTCCTGATGGTCAAGGTGCTCTGA
- a CDS encoding TetR/AcrR family transcriptional regulator, protein MATARRTRLRPEERRNQLVALGVATLADRPLAEVTVEEIAAEAGVSTGLVYYYFGSKNGLHHEIVRRARDSMLHASEPHLDLPPAERLTSTLTRLVAYVREHGPTFYSLVRGDASGDEEVRAVIEDARREQTERALAVLLELGVPDTELLRIAARSWVALAEQALVDGGINSDLAAEDLVGYLERSLGGVVAAAVPGVSERLFGVPAKL, encoded by the coding sequence ATGGCAACAGCCCGACGTACGAGACTCCGCCCGGAGGAACGCCGGAACCAGCTCGTGGCACTGGGTGTCGCGACTCTCGCGGACCGTCCCCTGGCCGAGGTGACTGTCGAAGAGATCGCCGCCGAAGCCGGTGTCTCGACAGGTCTCGTCTACTACTACTTCGGCTCCAAGAACGGCCTGCACCACGAGATCGTGCGCCGCGCGCGCGACTCGATGCTGCATGCCTCGGAGCCCCACCTCGACCTCCCGCCGGCCGAGCGCCTGACCAGCACGCTGACCCGGCTCGTCGCGTACGTCCGGGAGCACGGGCCGACCTTCTACTCGCTCGTCCGCGGCGACGCCAGCGGCGACGAGGAGGTGCGCGCGGTCATCGAGGACGCGCGCCGCGAGCAGACGGAACGCGCCCTCGCCGTGCTCCTGGAGCTGGGCGTTCCCGACACCGAGCTGCTGCGCATCGCCGCGCGTTCCTGGGTGGCGCTGGCCGAGCAGGCCCTGGTCGACGGCGGGATCAACTCCGACCTCGCCGCCGAGGACCTTGTCGGGTACCTGGAGCGCAGCCTCGGCGGTGTTGTTGCCGCCGCCGTGCCGGGCGTCTCCGAGCGGCTGTTCGGGGTTCCGGCCAAGCTCTGA
- a CDS encoding DUF6230 family protein, with product MKLSKLTGSRKGRVALAVIPVTIAASVLLGGVAQGAVPVSFAISGSEFKIGADQLVGTGFSQYAGVATASDGTQHPAAIANIADAQLYNLCQSVVQETPLGTVGLLISAGTGEEPALATDLQIGMSDLSGTAVFKNIRIGVDASTVNTTEKGDAGDFAMDSDSIDIDGLQQVSWSTQAAVFQLTDLSLQITDGTECF from the coding sequence ATGAAGCTCAGCAAGCTCACGGGGTCGCGCAAGGGTCGCGTGGCTCTTGCAGTCATCCCGGTCACGATCGCCGCCAGCGTGCTGCTCGGTGGGGTTGCGCAGGGCGCAGTGCCCGTCTCGTTCGCCATCTCGGGCAGCGAGTTCAAGATCGGCGCCGACCAGCTCGTCGGTACCGGCTTCTCGCAGTACGCGGGTGTGGCCACGGCGTCGGACGGCACGCAGCACCCCGCCGCCATCGCGAACATAGCTGACGCGCAGCTCTACAACCTGTGCCAGTCGGTAGTCCAGGAGACGCCGCTCGGCACCGTCGGCCTGCTGATCTCGGCGGGCACCGGCGAGGAGCCCGCGCTGGCGACCGACCTGCAGATCGGCATGAGCGACCTGTCGGGCACCGCGGTCTTCAAGAACATCCGCATCGGTGTCGACGCCTCGACCGTGAACACGACCGAGAAGGGCGACGCCGGCGACTTCGCCATGGACTCCGACTCGATCGACATCGACGGTCTCCAGCAGGTGTCGTGGAGCACGCAGGCCGCCGTCTTCCAGCTCACGGACCTCAGCCTCCAGATCACGGACGGCACCGAGTGCTTCTGA